The stretch of DNA CGGCGGTCCTCAATTTCCTTCTATCACCGCATGAAAAGTGGGGAAAAGAAAACGCGATTAGAGCGAGAATTACGAGCAACAAAGGAACGAGGTGTCAgaagaggaaaaaggaagaaagagaggagggaaaaagaaaaaggttcaGACTGACGACAAGGGAGATAGAGAAAGCGGATTCTGCTTTTGGGGATCGGCGTCGACGACGATGGGATGACTTCTTTTGTTCTCtctccttcctttccttctccttATCCTGTCTTCCAATGCcgatgttcttcttcttcttctcttctcgagTGCGGGGGGAGCGAACGGATATATAATCTACGTTTCCCGTGTAGAGTTGGAGCCGTCGGGAAACGGAACCGCTCCTCCGTTAACCCGAACCCGTTTTCAACGGTCGAGAGCCTAAATTACCCTGAAGCCCTTGCATATAACCATAATGTCCTACTATTATGCCgcggtcttatatatatatatatatatatacacacacagagTAGTAGCAGCTAAACATGCAATGCGTAGAGTGTATTATTAGATCAAATTCATCATTGCAGTCACTGTTTTTGATGAAACATCAAATGGTAGCACAAATAATTCACTTCACAGTCCTTGTTCTTGTTCTTGTCTGCAACTACTACTGCTACTCTTAAAGCATCCAAATTAACGGGCCGTGACCACCGGCCGAGACAAGACAAGGCAACAATGCGTGCACacacacatctctctctctctctctctctctctctctctctctctctctctactgcaAGGGATTGAAGGTACATACGGGAAGGTTTGGCACAGTGGAGTGATGAGTGGTTTCTGTCATCAAGATGACCAAACGTGATGAGCAGGGGAGAGCAGGAGATTCACGGGCGTGGATCGATGAGGTTTCGCCCACTGCACTCTGCATGAGGCCAAGCTTGCGCCCAAGCCATGTCCTTCCCATCATTGTCAGTCTCCGTCGCTGCTCCTCAGAAGCGATATGAACTACTCCAATAATGGTCTTATTGATTCTAAATGCACTTCTGGGAAGATGAACAGTTTCAAGATGACTCAGTGTAAGACATCGCCGGAGGACTCGAAGCAGAACAAGTTGACTTCAGAAGAGTTATCGATCGAGAGGAAAAGAAGGCCCTCTCCTCTATGCCATGAGATCTCTGAATGGTTTGGATAAGAGTGGTGAGGCCAACACCACCCATCGGAAACATGGCTAGAGGATACCGACAGATCGCTGCGTTTCGGCATTTCTTCGAGCATCTACTGTGCCAACGAAACATAAAATCGCCGATATCTATCGTTACTGGATAGATTTTGCCGACTTTGTGCGCTCTACAGGAGACAACCGGAGGAGCAGTCCGGGATATGGGTCGTGCAGCTGCTCGAGTACGAGCAAAGCTTTGGGCCATTGTCCCACCGTTCATTCGGTCATTTCGTCAAACAGGTTATGAAAACCGGATTCCATTATTATCATCGATTATTTGGTTTCTCACCCTCCTAATAATTTCAAGAGGCTATTAATATCAATTCGAGTTTAAATACCATTATACTTATCATTAATTCACGAAGATTAATTACAACGGTTAGTGTTtttgatgataattttatatttaaagaaATAAATATGGAAATGACTAACTTTGGAGGCTATATATTCAATTTTGCCCGCAAAAATTTGCGCTGCAGCCTTCGATCGCGCGGGCGAAAGGCCCCAAACGACTGGCTGGCGGAGCGTATGGCTGTTGGTGGTGGTTCTTATTCCCCTCCTCACGCTTCGTGGAGATCGgagtctctctctccccctctcctcctccccttGTTCCTATCGTCCGAGACCCCCTCCGCGATGGGACCTTGCtcttcgccgctcctgctccgacCCTGATCGATGGCCGCCGCCCGCCCATGGACTACGACGCCGCCGCCGTCACCGACGGGGTCGACAAGCGCGGCGCCATGGCGTCCTCCGCGGACGTGATGGGGGCCGCATCGCCTCCGCTGCTCCGGTCCCCCATCGATCAAGGTCCGGTTTGTTAGGGTTTGTTGGGCCGATCGCTATCCCCTCGTCGTTTGATCGTTTCATGTTTGCTTGTCGTCTTGCTTTGGTGCCTTCACGTACCTTTGCATTTGTTGCGACTGCAGTGACAATGTGGCAGATGAGAATGAGAGAGATCGAATCCGTGGAGTCCGGACCGTTTCCCGAGCGTCCACGGGAGCCGGACTGTACTTATTACCTCAGGACTGGCCTTTGCAGATTTGGGATAACTTGCAGATACAATCATCCTCCGAATAGGCAGATGGTAAACCTGACTCATCTGGCTGCTTCTTGTCCACCTTGACGAACTATTTCATATTGATTGCAAATGACACTGTGGTCTTCGGTGGTTCCAACCTTGTTCTTATCCAAGTACAGGACGCTGAAATGGTGCAGAGTGATTATATTGCAAAAGTCACTAATTGTCTTATTAAGCTATACGGTTCAGGCACCGCTTTGCATTTACATATAACATTCCTATAAACAATCTCTTCTGCACTtgatttttaatgtatttttaaaGGAAAATTTTGTAAGATGTTGCTACTGTAGGCTATCATAGATATAAAAGTCAATGGATGTAGCTCATCCAAATGCAATTAGTTCTGCTTGTTCTCACATTTCTCATCATCAACCTGATGATGTTCAGCACTCATTACTTGTCAAGACTTCCCTATCATTCAACTTCAGCTTCAATTATGGGAattgttttgtttgcttttatGTCTTAAAGAATGAATCGGCAGCAATTTAGACAATTGATATGATGATTGGTGCTGATTATATTTATTCCTTAGAGCCTGTATAGGTGATGCCTATGATGTAATAATTGGTGCTGATGTCTATGATGTGGACCACCCCTATTCCTAGGTGATTAACATGCTGTGTGCCTGCTTTAGATAACCTGTGTGAAACTTTTCAATCTTGTTGTTCTACTTTTTAACTATGTCAGTTTTTGTAGTACTTTTATGAATTAAGAAGAAAACATTATTTATTGGCTCACAACTAATTAGGATAATCGAATTTAGGAATCATATCTGTAAAAATTTTCAGAACATAATGATGGCAGTAGGTTTGGGTGTAAGTTCTCACTAGATGCGTATTTAGACCCAGACAAGGGTGTGTTGGCGAACAACAAAATGCTTTTTGTCAAGTATAATGATGTCTGATTTTAATAGGGTGTAATTCTTTAGATATATTGACACAATTCTTATTTGACTTAGCAACAAATAATCTGTTGTGTGGAAAAATTGGTTAAAAAAGATATGCTTCTATCTGTTATTTAAACTAATTATTATCATTTGTGAGTAGCTCAGAGTACTCTATAACATATTAATACATGCTTGAAGACATTTAACATTGTTGACGACTGTTACTTATTCATTCTTGTCATTTTTTATTGTATATTCGCCTTTCACTGGTTTCTTCTGTATGATTATGAGTTTGTAATATGACCTCAATTTGTGCATGGCTTAAATGTACTCATGGTGTGAGTTCACCAAAACTGATGGTTTTGATTAGGTCCTATTAATTGTCAGGCTATTGCGGCAGCAAGGATCAAGGGAGGATATCCTGAAAGAGTTGGGCAACCTGAATGTGAGGTAACTGTTTACTGGCAATTTCTTCTTGCATTTATTATATTCAGTTATTTCCTATTTTCCCTGGATTTTCCAATGATTATTTAGATAATGCAGGAAAAATGGAAATTATTGAAGATCGAATAGTTGGGATTCTTGCATATTATATATTCCGATATGTCCAAATTTTCTGGTTTGTTTTAAAGATAGAGTTGTTGGCACATTGCTGCTTTTTGTTGCTTTTGTGGTATCATTTATTTCTTATGTTAAGTGTTTAGTATCATGTATTTGTTTACATAGATGCTATCTAGTTCTCTGGTATATCCCCCACTCTTGTGGTGTATGGAccatacttttttttttgctattgtaTCAACAAATGAAAAGTAAAAGCACCAATAACATAAAAAGTTCGCACCATAATGGTTATTAGTTCTGGTATATATGTAAAAGATTTGCCATTGTTACTTGCTTGCTAGTATTTGAAAGTGTCTCAGGAATTGATTAGTTGATGTGCAATTCCTGTTACAGAATTTATGTGTTTCTGGAGCTCCTGAAGTTAAAATGCTGTTACTATATGTCTTTTACTGGTTTCAATTTTCTTTTAGTCTAGTACTTCCTTTATTCAGTAAATCACCTCGGTTCTTTTTTTGTAGCTTTGGTTTATCTTTTGTTTACTTTATTTCAGTTTTGTTACTGACAATCCAGAATGCTTCTTAATGCATCCACTGGTCCAAGTTCCTTTCTCGTGAGTTTTGATGGGAGTGAATTAGATGTAGCTGAACTTGATTTTATAACCGTCTTTACTCACCAAATTTTCCTTTAATAGTCAGAATTAAGTATTTAATACTCCTAATTGTAGTTCAAAATCCTAGCTGTTTAACATTACACTTTTGGTGGTTATTATGTCTAGCTTCTTACCTAAGTCGCCATCTGTTTGAGGTTAAGACAACTAAGAGGAAGATTATTACAGTTAAATAAGTTATCCGGTGAGAGGTGTGATTTAAACTAACCTTGGCAATCATTCTTGCCAAATTATACAAAGCAGATAGCTACATCTGCAACCATACATAACATAGTTTGTGAGGGGGTTAACAGCTTTATGTTGGGTTGGATGTTTTAACTTTTCTTAACCGAACGTGGCCTGAGAGTCCATAAAATGGTGGCCACGGCTTTTCCGAGGAAATTAATCTCATGTGATTGGAAGTTTGATATTGTTCTTATTTGAACAAAATTCTGACTGAGGGCAGGAGCCTGCTCTTTTTCCTCTCCGATACTTCTCTTCTTCGCTCTAGActctctatctctctttcctTTGTTTTTCACTTTATCTCATTTCTTTGCTGTAATGTAATGATGGATTAGATAGTATTTGGTGCATGCCATTCGTGATCTGCAACAAAAAGATTTTTGAAGTCGACTTGTATGAATTATTGTATTGATGTCTACATACTTGGAATACATTTCAGATTAATGCTGCTTAGTTTCTGTTAGTTTTATCTGAATGAGGCTTGTTTGATTAGTACTGGAATGCCATTTTGTGCTTGTGTAATCTTCTTCTGACACAACTTTCTTTTGTTATTCTTTTCTAGTTCTATCTAAGGACTGGTACATGCAAATTTGGAGCTACATGCAAGTTCCATCACCCAAGAGATAAGGCAGGAATTGCTGGAAGAGTCCAATTAAATGTTTTAGGTTATCCACTTCGTCCGGTTTGTAACTGCTACTTTTGGTATCTAAACATTATATTTCTGGAAGTTCTTGCTAACAAGTGTACAACTGTTATGTTATGTATGATAGCATACTCTATAATAATTTTATTGTAGGACGAAGCAGAATGTGCATATTATATGAAAAATGGAGAGTGCAAATTTGGGAACACTTGTAAATTTCACCATCCACAGCCTAACACAATGGTTTCATTATGTGGTTCTACTGTTTATCCTGGTGTTCATTCTCCTACTTCTGGCCAGCAGTCTTATACTGGGGGTTTGACAAACTTGTCCTTGTCAAGAGCTTCTTTTATTGCTAGCCCTCGATGGCAAGGTCTTTCAAGCTATGCCCAAGTGATTTTTCCTCAGGGTTTGGTTCAAGTTCCTAGCTGGAACACTTTTTCGGTAAATCCATTTTATTTGAAGCCCTTCTAGCATTAC from Musa acuminata AAA Group cultivar baxijiao chromosome BXJ2-11, Cavendish_Baxijiao_AAA, whole genome shotgun sequence encodes:
- the LOC135627889 gene encoding zinc finger CCCH domain-containing protein ZFN-like isoform X2, coding for MDYDAAAVTDGVDKRGAMASSADVMGAASPPLLRSPIDQVTMWQMRMREIESVESGPFPERPREPDCTYYLRTGLCRFGITCRYNHPPNRQMAIAAARIKGGYPERVGQPECEFYLRTGTCKFGATCKFHHPRDKAGIAGRVQLNVLGYPLRPDEAECAYYMKNGECKFGNTCKFHHPQPNTMVSLCGSTVYPGVHSPTSGQQSYTGGLTNLSLSRASFIASPRWQGLSSYAQVIFPQGLVQVPSWNTFSGQLRSVSSSESQLHMPQTTPFYGTSRQSETTTGVQGMIHSYRSGAIPLGQYVLARDNVFPVRPGQPECEFYLKTGDCKYGAACKFHHPRERLIPIPDCVLSPLGLPLRPEEPICIFYSRYGICKFGTHCKFDHPMAAPMGIYAYSLATSSLADVAVARNLLATSSGPPSFQAPLEVATGKSRRLLFSDSLQIASGDERIKSEGSQATSSTGKLSSF